The DNA sequence TGATTAATTTTTAATCATTGTCAGCCAAGTTGATTAATGGAAGCAGTTCAGAAAAAACAACGGCTCTTTTTGCTTCAACATCCAGCATCTTAAAAACAAGTTCATTGATGTTCTTATCAATATCGGAAACTATTTTATTGAGAGGTATCAGTTTTTCTCTTGGATTTTCATTTGTAAATCTGTTGTATGCCGTATACGGTTCTTGTTTGGAGAGAGCAAAATAGAGCTTACGGCCAAGTTCAAAAAGTTCAAACTCTTCAATATGTCCTGTTTTTGGAATTTTATTGATATTTAAATCAATAGCAATGTTTTTTAATCGTAAATAAGCTTGGAGTTGCATATAAAAACCGATATATGCATGAGAATACTGTGCTAAAATTCTGTCATGAAATGCTTCAAATGATTCGTTTTTTAAACGCAGTTTTTTATATTCTAACACAAGAGTCTCAACAAAGTATTTAGAAAATTTCAGTGGAGCAGATTTGATAACGGTATACCCGTTTTTTCCCTCACTGACGATTTTTCCGCCTATGGTTATGTGGACACCGTCCTCGGTTTGTCCTTTCACTTTTGCTTTACAGCCTTCAAAACCGATGTCTCCTATCTCATGTGTTCCGCAGCCTTTGACACAGGCAGACCAGTACATTCGTACTCTCCCTGATTCAAGAGGAACAGCCTTACTTAAATATGCAGCCATTTCTATAGCATCCTCTTTGTTTTCAATAACGCCAAATGCACAGTGTTTGGTTCCTGCACAGGCGACAAGGTTGTTAAAGTAAGGCGTGTTTATATTTTTATATTTTATAAAAAAGGGATCTTCTAAAAGTGCAGCCGTGTCTTTGACACCTAGAATGTAGATATTTTGTTCAACACTGAATCTGATTTCGTTATTGCCGTGATTTTGGCTTAACTCGGATACTTTTATCAGATCGCTACCTGTAAATATTCCCGAAGGTACAATAATCTGTACTCCAAATGAACCGTCTCGAAGTTGGATTTTTCCGTGTTCTGAGTCTACAGGATCTATTTGTGTCATTGTGTCACCGGCGGTGGCAAAATTTACGCCTGCAACATCACGAATGGCTGCAGAAATTTCAGCCATGCCGACAGCCTCAATGAGAAAGTGCAGTCTGTTTTTGTTTCTGTTGTCACGGAAACCATACTTTTGAAAGATTGCTATAAGTGCACCGTAGGCCTGTAAAACTTCTTCTTCGTTTGCCAAAAATATGTCTGCATTTTTTGCAATCATACCGACTCTGCCACCAAGAAACATATTGTAACCGTATACTCCGTCTTTTTGTGCAAGTACGAGAGAACAGTCATGTCCAAAAACATTACATCTGTTTGCGAGAGAGCCTGAAATCCCGGTATTGAATTTTCTTGGCAGTGTTGAGATCCAATCCGGATTTTTTAAAAATGTTTTTTCGATTTTTTTAAGTAAATCATACGAAGGAAGCACATTGTCAAAACCGTCTTTGTCAAATGGGTCTGTGACGATATTTCTAAAGTTGTCCACACCTGTCTGGTAGGAGGTGAGTCCGACTTCTTCAAGTCCGTTTAAAACAGCAGGCATATCTTCGATATTTAAAAAACGGAGTTCAATTTGTGCTCTGGTTGTGATATCAATATAATCCTGACCGAAATTTTTTGCAATTTCTCCGATTTTTTTTGCCTGAATTGCGTTGAGGTGTCCCCCTGCAACTCTGACTCTCATCATAAACTGCTTCGGCGTGAGACCGTCTTTGTCAAAGATTCCAAAACATTTCAAAAAATATTTTTTGTCTTCATCCTCAATTGCATCATATCCCTCTCGTGCATACTCTGTTATCTTTTCAAAAGCCTCCATAGGATTTTTAAGGTTTTTGACTGTTTCGATTTTATTAACTTTTTTACTTCTAGCTTCATATGCTTTTTCTAATACTTGTAATTGCAAAATATTCTCCATTTTCTCATTTATATTCTTCCTCCGGCTGCAACGCCCCAGGTTGTTCTCCATCGTGTTTTTACCAAACTTATTCCCATGATAGCTACAAGTACAACACCGGCAAATATCATAAAACCAGCCGAATAGCCGTCAAAGGCACCTTTTGACCATCCAAGCGTTTTAATAAGGGCTGTACCCCCGAGTCCGCCGGCTGCACCGATAATCCCTGTCATGATTCCAATATCTTTGCCAAATCGCTGAGGCACAAGTTGAAAAACTGCCCCGTTCGCCATGCCAAGGTTTGCCATTATTGCAAAGAGTACTGCAATTGCAACCCAAAACGGCAGAGTGACAGTTGCATTTACAATTGCCAATGCGGCTACAATACCAAAAAAGATATAAAGTGATTTGACACCACCCATTTTATCTGCAACAGCACCCCCGACAGGTCTCAAGACTGCACCGGCAAAAATTGTAAGCGCTCCAAAATAACCGGCAATGACTTTAACATTGGGTTCATTAAATACACTGAGTCCAAAACTACTCATATCGGCTTGATAGGTGTTCATAAGATAAACTTTCATATATCCTGCAAATCCGACAAATCCTCCAAAGCTTACTGCATAAAAGAGGTTAAACCACCAAGTGTCTCTGTCACGTAAGAGTTTGGCATAATCTTTGAGTTTTTTAGGACGGGGCGTGTAAACCTCTTTTGGTGCATCTTTTGCCAAAAAGATGTATGTTACAAAGATTAAGGTTGATAATGCTCCACCAACTAAAAAGACTGCCTGCCACCCCCAAAGTTCTGCTATTTTTGGAGCAAACATAAAGTCAACAACAACACCAATATTGCCGGCACCTGCAATTCCCAAAACGACTCCCTGCAGTTTTGGCGGATACCACTGTCCTGCCTGTGGCAATGCAACCGCAAAAGAAGCACCTGCAAATCCGAGACCGACAGCTACAATCAGGAGTTCATTATAGGTAATGGTCTCTCCTCTGAAATAGGCGTAAAACAGCACAGATATAACAACTGCCTGACTCATAAGCGCTGTTTTTTTCGCACCGAATTTATCAACACCGAATCCAAGTACAATACGAAGCAGTGCTCCTGCCAAAATCGGAATAGAAAGCAGTGTGGCTTTTTGTGAGGCACTCATTATAAATCCGTGCATTGCCAATGATTCACTGATTTCTGTTGCCAATGGGCCTAGCATGGTCCAGACCATAAAGCTAAAATCAAAATAAAGAAAAGCTGCAAAAAGTGTTTTTGCATCGCCTTGACCTTTGAGGGCTTTAAAACTTGCCATATTATACATTCTCCAATGAAATTTAATAGTGTAATTATAGTGAAAAATATTTCCGATTTAAAAATATTATTGATTAAAAAGTAATCAATTTAGAATTTTCAAAAGATTAGAAATTATACAATTTTCATATTAAAGAGTGATTTTCTTGATATATATCAATTTTATCAATTCTCGTTTTTTATACAATTTGTGAAAATTTAAGGAGAGCATTATCATGACATTTACAAATTCGGCTGAATTGTTGTCTTTTCACTGGGTTGCTTACTCTATATATGCTGCAATGATTATTTCTGTTGTTGCATGGTTTGGGTATAACCTGACAAAAAAAGATGCCAAGTCAGTTTTTCGTATTCCATTTTACTGGTATATGGCATTTTTGGTTGCAGGCGGTGTGGGACACCATATTTTTACATACAATACAATTCCGTGGGTGTCACAGGATATTGACAGACATAACATCAAACCGGATGCAAAGTATGAATTTGAGATTAAAAATCATAAGTGGCTGGGTTTGCCAAAACAGATAGTTATACAGTGTGGACAAACGGTTGAGTTTGATGTACACAGCAGAGATCTGGTGTATGGGTTTGGACTCTTTCGTCAAGACGGTTCCATGGTGATGCAGATGCAGGTCAATCCCGGCACGGATGTCAACGGTATCCTGGACTCCAATGATATTTTATGGACATTTAATCATAACGGTGTTTTTGATTTAACATCCACTGAATATTCCGGACCCAGACAGTACAGCGAAGACGGTAAAGATTTAATGCTGGTGAAAGATTTCGTTAAAGTCGTAGGCTGTAAAGATAATGGAGGCATTCAATGAGTTATATAAATACATTAATAAATGGTACAAATTTTGACCATAAAGGCTTAAATGCTTTGCAAAAGGTAACACTCAGACCGGTTGTTATGGCATTTTTATTTTACGGACTGGTCGCTTTGGAGGGTATGATTATGAGAATGGTTGAGGTCGGGCATGTGCCGCTCAATCCTCTGCCTG is a window from the Sulfurimonas hydrogeniphila genome containing:
- a CDS encoding ferredoxin--nitrite reductase produces the protein MQLQVLEKAYEARSKKVNKIETVKNLKNPMEAFEKITEYAREGYDAIEDEDKKYFLKCFGIFDKDGLTPKQFMMRVRVAGGHLNAIQAKKIGEIAKNFGQDYIDITTRAQIELRFLNIEDMPAVLNGLEEVGLTSYQTGVDNFRNIVTDPFDKDGFDNVLPSYDLLKKIEKTFLKNPDWISTLPRKFNTGISGSLANRCNVFGHDCSLVLAQKDGVYGYNMFLGGRVGMIAKNADIFLANEEEVLQAYGALIAIFQKYGFRDNRNKNRLHFLIEAVGMAEISAAIRDVAGVNFATAGDTMTQIDPVDSEHGKIQLRDGSFGVQIIVPSGIFTGSDLIKVSELSQNHGNNEIRFSVEQNIYILGVKDTAALLEDPFFIKYKNINTPYFNNLVACAGTKHCAFGVIENKEDAIEMAAYLSKAVPLESGRVRMYWSACVKGCGTHEIGDIGFEGCKAKVKGQTEDGVHITIGGKIVSEGKNGYTVIKSAPLKFSKYFVETLVLEYKKLRLKNESFEAFHDRILAQYSHAYIGFYMQLQAYLRLKNIAIDLNINKIPKTGHIEEFELFELGRKLYFALSKQEPYTAYNRFTNENPREKLIPLNKIVSDIDKNINELVFKMLDVEAKRAVVFSELLPLINLADND
- a CDS encoding MFS transporter is translated as MASFKALKGQGDAKTLFAAFLYFDFSFMVWTMLGPLATEISESLAMHGFIMSASQKATLLSIPILAGALLRIVLGFGVDKFGAKKTALMSQAVVISVLFYAYFRGETITYNELLIVAVGLGFAGASFAVALPQAGQWYPPKLQGVVLGIAGAGNIGVVVDFMFAPKIAELWGWQAVFLVGGALSTLIFVTYIFLAKDAPKEVYTPRPKKLKDYAKLLRDRDTWWFNLFYAVSFGGFVGFAGYMKVYLMNTYQADMSSFGLSVFNEPNVKVIAGYFGALTIFAGAVLRPVGGAVADKMGGVKSLYIFFGIVAALAIVNATVTLPFWVAIAVLFAIMANLGMANGAVFQLVPQRFGKDIGIMTGIIGAAGGLGGTALIKTLGWSKGAFDGYSAGFMIFAGVVLVAIMGISLVKTRWRTTWGVAAGGRI